The DNA window GGCTTGCCAGCCAGCAAGTGCAGATGGATATGGAACACCGTCTGCCCGGAGTTTTCACCGCAGTTCATAACCACCCGGTAGCCATCTTCGGCAAAGCCCATCTCTTTGGCCAGCTTTGCTGCCACCCAGTACAGGTGTCCAACCACCTCGCGGTCATCTTCTTCGATGTCGTTGATGGTGGCAATGTGCTTCTTGGGAATGATCAACAGGTGCACCGGCGCTTGCGGGTTGATGTCCTTGAACGCCAGGGTCAAGTCGTCTTCGTAAACGATGTCGGCCGGGATCTCCCGGTTGATGATCTTGGTAAAGAGTGTTTCAGACATAATGGCTCCTTGGTTGTTCTCTGAATCCGTTGAGTGTTTGTTTAAAGCCAGTTTGGCATAGGTAACCGATTGGTGATTTCCCGAAATATCGCCGGCGGCTGGCTGTCCAGCCCCATGGCATAACGAGCCACTTTGTTGCGGGCAAAGGGCAGGGCGCGGGCTGCGCTGAGGCCGAGGTTACGGGCCAGATGCAGCGGCGGAATGGTGTTGCTGAACAGGTGATAGAATAGGTCCATGGCCAGCATCATGCGTCGGTTGGCCGGGCGGCGTTGTTTCTCATAAAGCTCCAGCCAATGGGTGCTGGCCAGATCATCGCCTCCGCGGCGTGCTTCTTTTAACAACCCCTGCAAGCATTCGGCGTCTTGAAAGCCCAGATTCACCCCTTGGCCGGCTAATGGGTTGATGGTGTGGGCGGCATCGCCGGTGAGCACGACTCGGCCAGAGTAATACCGTTTGGCGTGCTGGCGGGCAATGGGGAAACAGCCTCGGTCTTCAATATGGGTCAGCGGCGGAAGCTCTTGTGGAAAAGCTTTCTGTATTTCCGCCATCAAGGCTTCATCGCTCAGGCTTTTCAAACGTGCAATTTCTGCCGGTGAGTCGTACCAAACCAGAGACCCGCGGCTCTCACCCGGGTATTGCGCATCGGCGCTGTAAAGCGGTAGAAACGCTCTCGGGCCGGACGGGTAAAAACCTTGCCAGGTGATGTCCTGCACCTCGCCTTGGTAGCGCACGGAAATAATCATTGCCTGTTGGCTGTACTGATCTTTGGTGATGCCGATCCCGGCCATGTCCCGCACTCGGGATTGCGCGCCATCGGCACCGATCACCAAGGCTGCAGTGAGTTCCTGGCCGTTCTCAAGTGTAACGGTGGCGCTGGCCTCGGTTTGGGAAATGCTGGAAACACCTTGGCCCGCCAGTATCGAGACGGTCGGCTCAGCCTCTGCCGCTTGCCATAGACCCTTCTGAGTGACAGAGTTTTCCACAATGTGGCCCAGATGAGTAGCGTTCAGCCCATCGGCCGTGAACTCAACCTGATTGACGGTTCTGGGAAGCAGTTTGCTCAGTGGGTGTGGGGCTTCGTCCCAAACGGCCAGGCGGCGGTAGGGTGTGGCACGCATCGCCAGAATAGGGGCCCAGGCGCCAAGACTCTGCAAATAGGCTTCACTCCCTGCACTTAAAGCAGAGACGCGAATGTCGGGCGCTGCGTCCGGGTTGAACGCCGAAGCCGGAGCACGGTCTACCATGGCAACATTGAAGCCCTCGCGGCCCAGACCGGTGGCGAGGGCGGCGCCGACCATGCCGGCGCCGACGATCACAATATCAAAAGCTTGAGTCATATCGGGTTCCTGTCTGATGCTCACAGTTTACGCGAAGGCAAAGAACTGACAAGCGATGGAACGCAATCGACTCCGTTGGTTGATGGGAGCGGTCAGCCGGTCATGCCGGATACCCGTTGGCGTGAAGGTTCCGTGGATTGCTGGCGGCCTTTTGCCAGCCATGCTGGCTTTTGGGCACCCGGTTTTTTAAACCCGCGTGTTAGCACTATAGGCTGCACGAGGTTCAGAAAATCTTTGGTTTTCATGTGGAGGGTTTCTGTGTGGCTACCGGCCGCGAAGGCCAGGTCTTCCTGTTCGGTTAGCGATTCTGCGCAGTAGACGGTCATGTCAAAAAGGTTGCCGAAAGGTGGCATGGCACCGACTTCACAGTTGGGGAAGCGGTCCTGAAAGGCTTGTTCGTCGGCGAGATCCACGAAGTCCGTATCGAGAATTCTGGACAGGCTGTCCCAACGAATGCGCCAGGTGGCAGGCATCACCAGCATGGCCATTTTGCCATCGAGTTCGAGAATGACGGTTTTAGCCACTTTGTCACCGGCGATCTGGACGTGGTGAGCAAGTTCTTGAGCGGTGAAGGCGGGTGGGTGGTTGAGGCACATGTATTCGGTGCCGGATTCGTCCAGGAAATCTTTAAGCTGCTGTACTGGCATAAATACAACCTCCTGACAGTACGGACAGGGTTGTAGAGCCTTCCGAAAAAATCCCGGGCTGGCTCCGGTAGCCGGCGGAGCATTGTTCGCCCGCCTTACCGACAGCTTAGCCCAGGATTTTTGCTTTGCGAATAATCGTTCGTCCTGCGTGACAAGGTTCCGATTAGTCGGCTTTGATCATGTGCACATCGCGCTGTGGAAACGGAATAGAAATGCCTTCTGCGTCAAACGCTTTCTTCACACGTTCCTGCATGTCCCAGTAAAACGGCCACAGGTCCGCTGAGCTGGTCCAGGCGCGAACCTTCAGATCAACAGAGCTCTCGCCCAACCCGCCAACGACGATCATTGGTTCAGGGTCTTTCAAAGCACGCTCGTCTTCTTCGATCAAACGCTTGCAGATGGCTTTGGCCTTGTCGATGTCATCGTTGTAACCGATGCCGAACGTCATATCACAGCGCCGTGTTTCGTAAACGCTCATGTTGGTCAGGCTGGAGTTAGAAAGTTGGCCATTCGGGATGACAACACGGCGGTTGTCGAAAGTGTCGACGATGGTGTAGAGAATGGTGATTTCACGAACTGAGCCGAGGAAGCCTTGGGCTTCGATAGCGTCGCCCACCTTGAACGGTTTGAAAATCAGGATCAGTACACCACCTGCAAAGTTGGCCAGGCTTCCCTGCAGCGCAAAACCAACGGCCAGGCCGGCAGCACCGATGATGGCGACGAAGGAGGTTGTGGCAATGCCAATCATGGAGGCAACAGAGATCAGCAGTAGAATCTTGAGGATTGCGCCAACCAGACCGCACAGGAATTTATTCAGGGTTGGGTCTTTTTTGCCCAGTTTGTTGTCCAGTACAGATACAAAACGGTTGATCAACCATAGGCCGATCATCAGAGTGATAATGGCCAACACTACTTTGGGGGCATAGGTCATAACCATCGCTATGCCCTGATCCAGTAATTCGGAGGCTTGGCCGCTGTCGCCGAAAAGCTCTTCCATAATAACGCTCCTTGGTCGTTAAAGTGATCGTGTAATCAGAGTAACTTGCTGTCTTAGCAGGTCTAACTTGCTCCATTATAGGCAGGTATCCGGGAGTCAGCGAACCTGATGATGGCGCAGTAGCTTACTGTGTCCGCAGGCTCTGGTGTTCGCGGGCGTACTCGACAATTACCTCGGGGCCGCCGCGCACCAGTATCTTTCCTTGTTTTTTGCTGAGCTGGTAGTCGTACATAGGGTCGTAGTAGTCGCTGAGCAGGCATTCGATCCAGCGGTTGTGTGCATCTAAGGATCCTTGTGCCTGCTGTTCCAGTGCTTGTTCCATCAGTGTGCGTAACTGTTGGTGACGCTCACCGCCTAAGCGTTTTCGAATGCGATCCAAGGCGCTGAGCAGGTACTCTCGGAAATTGAGCCAGCCGGCTTCTTCACCGTCACGCGCAATGTAATCGGCCAACATGTTTTCAACGTAATCGGTGCGGATGATGGCGATGCGCTCTTCCATCGGTTGTTCCAGGATCAGCAATCCAGACTCGCTCATCCGGGCCCGCTGGCGCTCGGGCATCGCGCAGCGGCCGATTAGCCGGCTTTCGTCTTCCAGGTAAATGGGGCCGCCTACCTGATGGTGGGCTTTCAGCATGGCCACCGCCAGACGGTTCTCGAAGTCGATCTGAGAAGGTTGCGGGCTGACCTGCCGGCCAAAGCTGGAGCCTCGGTGGTTAGCCAAGCCTTCGAGATCGACCGGGTTGGGCAAGTCGAGCAGGACCCGGGTTTTTCCGGTGCCGGTGCGGCCACTGAGTACCTGGAACTCCTGTTGTTCGATGAGGGTGTCGAGGCTGTCGATCAGGAATCGGCGCAGCGCTTTGTAACCGCCTTTAATTAGCGGGTAGTCAATGCCGGAATCCTTGATCCACTGCTGGGTCAATCGGGAGCGCAGGCCGCCTCGGAAGCAAAACAGATAGCCGTCCGGGTGTTGGGTGGTAAAACGTTTCCAGGCTTCGATCCGCTGTGCTTTGATGTCGCCGGAGACCAATTGGTGACCGAGTTCGATGGCCTTATCCTGTCCCTTCTCTTTGTAGCAGATGCCGATGCGGTGGCGCTCTTCATCGTTCATCAACGGGGCGTTGACGGCACCGGGAAAACTGCCTTTGTCGTATTCAATCGGTGCCCGTACGTCCATTAACGGCACGTCGTTCAGGAACAGGTTCAGATAATCATCGGTATCGGGTCTACTGGCCATGTCCTCGGGTCACTGTGGTTTTGAGTGAGCCGGAAGTATACCGGACTGCCATTATTCCGGCATCATGGCTAAGGATACAATGTCGCTCGTTTATGCACCTGATCAGGATCTATGATGACGCCAGAACATCTCAATCAGCACCTCCGTAAGACCCTAAGCCGGGGGCGCGTGGCCGAATCGGCCCCCGCAGGTTGCCCGAGCATGCCGCTTTATCTGTTTGATCCTTCTGTACTGGAAGGCCCGCTCAGCCATGATGAAGCGCAGGCGGTTGTTGCCGAGCCAGCTTATTGGTCGTTCTGTTGGGCCAGCGGGCAGGTACTGGCGCAGTGGATACTTGGTCACCCTGAATTGGTCCGTGGGAAAACAGTGTTGGATTTCGGTTCGGGGTCGGGAGTGGTTGCGGTTGCGGCGGCGCGGGCGGGAGCCGTCCGTTCTATTGCGTGTGATATCGATCCCGCAGCCTTGGATGCGGCAGCCGTGAATGCCGGCCTTAACGGCGTGAATGTGGAGCTGTGTGACGATTGGGCAAACCGGCCTCAACACCTGGATCTAATTACGGCTGCTGATGTGCTTTACGACCCTGAGAACAGGCCGTTATTAGAGGCGTTTCAAGCGGCGGCTAAGCAGGTGCTGTTGGCCGATTCCCGGGTGAAGAATTTGGGTAATGCGGATTATGTGCGTCAAGGCGTAGTGGAAGCGCGAACCTGGCCTGATCTCAATGAGTTTGAAGAGTTTAATAAAGTGCGGATTTATCTGGCAGATGGTGAGCACTAGCTGACGGGAGTACAAAAAATAAAGGGCGACTCGGGAGCCGCCCTTTACAGGTACTGAACCGCCATCCTGAGCAGTTCACAGTCGGAACAAATAGCGCGTCCTTGCGCGGTGAGCAACAGCCATGTTGCTGGATCCTTTGCCTTTCCCTGGTGCCAGCATCCGAGCCAGCAATCCAATTTGGTTTCCCTTAAGCGAGGCGTCCATGTGTCCTTGCCTCTCCCCGCAATCCTTGTGGGGGTGCGTCCAATGCGTCGTCCGTTTCCCTGTCATCCCTGACGAGAAACACTATACCAAGGCTTCTGTTGCATACCTGTGACCCCGGCACGGAGAGTTGGACCTGTTTAGGATGTTTTTTGTGATAGTTACTTAAAATTAATGGCTTACACATTTTTCGGACTGATCGGTGAAGAGCTGCGTACGTCAGGAAGCCGAAAGTTCCTACGAGTTTGTGAGATATATCGCACAAGCTCGTAAGGGGTTATCCTACGTGGTTGCCCGGATGCGCCGGAGACCCGGCCAAGGCAACATGCCGACTGCGATGCCGAGAGCATCTGCCAGCACATCGGCCAGAGAAAAATCTCGATAGGGCAGAGTGGCCTGGACCGCCTCAAGAATAAAGCCAAAGCCCAATAAAGCTGGTGCGTACCAGTAAAATTGGATGCGCGGCCAAGCTAGGCGCGTGACGATGGTCAGTTCGGCGAAAGCGATTAAGTGATTGATCTTGTCATTTGCGGACGACGGAATGGGGTAGCTCTGGTTGGTCGTCGCCAGATACAAGATGGCGGCAAGGGACAGAAAAAGTACCGCTTGCCAGAGCCGTGTCATGCGCATTAGTGAATGCAGGGTTTGCCAAAAACGACGCATAGGTAAATCCGAATGTAGTTGCAGGCTGTGGGATTGTGCGTGACATGATATGCTTTGCGCCCCGTTATTGTCATGGCAGCGGAGGATCACCAGCAATGCTCAAGGGAAACTTTTTTCGAGGACTGGGCTACCTGGGAGAGGGGTTCAGGCTGATTCGCCAACCCGGCCTTAGGCTGTTCGTGATCATTCCACTTGTGATCAACGTTCTGTTGTTCGGACTATTATTTTACTTTCTGGCTGAATTATTTGCGGTAATGATTGCCGGCGCTATGGCGTGGCTGCCTGATTGGGCCTGGTTGCAGGCTTTGGACTGGCTGTTCTGGCTGCTGTATGGCGTGGTGATCTTGCTGATGCTGGCCTACGGTTTTGTCATCATCGCCAATTTGATTGGCTCACCTTTCTATGGCTATCTCGCCGAATTAACGGAAAAACATCTCACCGGCCAAGAGGTCAGCACTGAGGGGAGTTGGGCGGCGATCGTGAAAGACGTTCCCCGGGCGCTCTGGCGCGAACTGCAGAAAATTGCCTATTACCTGCCCAGAGCTCTAGGGTTGTTCATCATCGGCCTGATCCCTGTGGTCAATCTGGCAGCAGCAGTGCTGTGGTTCCTGTTCAATAGCTGGATGATGGCCCTGCAGTACGTGGATTTTCCCGCCGATAATCACAAGGTCAGTTTCCCCAAGCTGCGTAGGGATCTTGCGGCCAGCCGGCTGTCGGCTCTGGGATTTGGCTTGCCGGTCGCGCTGGCAGCCATGGTGCCCATACTGAACCTGATTGTTGTGCCGGCCGCCGTATGCGGCGCAACCGCCTATTGGGTTCGCGAAAACGATTCAAAACATCAGTAATTTCTAGCGGAGGTTTCTTGGACACATCGGAATTTGCCATCGGTCAGCGTTGGGTTAGCCACAGTGATACGGCTTTGGGGTTGGGAATTGTTACCGACATCTCCGGTCGCCGAGTCACGCTGGGGTTTCCTGCGGCTGATGAAGAACGCACATACGCGATCGATAACGCACCTCTTTCGCGAATTGTGTATCAGCTGGGTGAGGATATAGAAACCTTTGATGGCAACAAATATACCGTGCGTGCCGTGGAGGAAGTGGGCGGGATTCTGATGTATCACGCCGATGACGGCGATGAGATTGTTCAGGTTTCTGAAGTAAAATTGGCGGGTTCGGTTAACTTCTCGGCACCTCACCAGCGTTTGTTTGCCGGCCAGTTCGATCGCAATGGCGCTTTCCGTTTGCGGGTGTCCACGTTAGAACATCAGGATCGGCTTCGGGCTTCTGCAGCTCAAGGGCTTATTGGTGCTCGTACCCAACACTTGCCTCATCAGCTGTACATCGCCCATGAAGTGGCTCGTCGCCACGCGCCACGGGTGTTGTTGGCAGACGAAGTGGGTTTGGGTAAAACCATTGAGGCTGGTCTCATTCTGCACTACCAGTTGCATACCGGTCGGGCACGCCGAGCGTT is part of the Marinobacter sp. JH2 genome and encodes:
- a CDS encoding YbaK/EbsC family protein, giving the protein MPVQQLKDFLDESGTEYMCLNHPPAFTAQELAHHVQIAGDKVAKTVILELDGKMAMLVMPATWRIRWDSLSRILDTDFVDLADEQAFQDRFPNCEVGAMPPFGNLFDMTVYCAESLTEQEDLAFAAGSHTETLHMKTKDFLNLVQPIVLTRGFKKPGAQKPAWLAKGRQQSTEPSRQRVSGMTG
- the mnmH gene encoding tRNA 2-selenouridine(34) synthase MnmH, translated to MASRPDTDDYLNLFLNDVPLMDVRAPIEYDKGSFPGAVNAPLMNDEERHRIGICYKEKGQDKAIELGHQLVSGDIKAQRIEAWKRFTTQHPDGYLFCFRGGLRSRLTQQWIKDSGIDYPLIKGGYKALRRFLIDSLDTLIEQQEFQVLSGRTGTGKTRVLLDLPNPVDLEGLANHRGSSFGRQVSPQPSQIDFENRLAVAMLKAHHQVGGPIYLEDESRLIGRCAMPERQRARMSESGLLILEQPMEERIAIIRTDYVENMLADYIARDGEEAGWLNFREYLLSALDRIRKRLGGERHQQLRTLMEQALEQQAQGSLDAHNRWIECLLSDYYDPMYDYQLSKKQGKILVRGGPEVIVEYAREHQSLRTQ
- the cysZ gene encoding sulfate transporter CysZ gives rise to the protein MLKGNFFRGLGYLGEGFRLIRQPGLRLFVIIPLVINVLLFGLLFYFLAELFAVMIAGAMAWLPDWAWLQALDWLFWLLYGVVILLMLAYGFVIIANLIGSPFYGYLAELTEKHLTGQEVSTEGSWAAIVKDVPRALWRELQKIAYYLPRALGLFIIGLIPVVNLAAAVLWFLFNSWMMALQYVDFPADNHKVSFPKLRRDLAASRLSALGFGLPVALAAMVPILNLIVVPAAVCGATAYWVRENDSKHQ
- a CDS encoding mechanosensitive ion channel domain-containing protein, whose protein sequence is MEELFGDSGQASELLDQGIAMVMTYAPKVVLAIITLMIGLWLINRFVSVLDNKLGKKDPTLNKFLCGLVGAILKILLLISVASMIGIATTSFVAIIGAAGLAVGFALQGSLANFAGGVLILIFKPFKVGDAIEAQGFLGSVREITILYTIVDTFDNRRVVIPNGQLSNSSLTNMSVYETRRCDMTFGIGYNDDIDKAKAICKRLIEEDERALKDPEPMIVVGGLGESSVDLKVRAWTSSADLWPFYWDMQERVKKAFDAEGISIPFPQRDVHMIKAD
- a CDS encoding histidine triad nucleotide-binding protein; translation: MSETLFTKIINREIPADIVYEDDLTLAFKDINPQAPVHLLIIPKKHIATINDIEEDDREVVGHLYWVAAKLAKEMGFAEDGYRVVMNCGENSGQTVFHIHLHLLAGKPLGWPPYTDKMKQA
- a CDS encoding FAD-dependent monooxygenase, which produces MTQAFDIVIVGAGMVGAALATGLGREGFNVAMVDRAPASAFNPDAAPDIRVSALSAGSEAYLQSLGAWAPILAMRATPYRRLAVWDEAPHPLSKLLPRTVNQVEFTADGLNATHLGHIVENSVTQKGLWQAAEAEPTVSILAGQGVSSISQTEASATVTLENGQELTAALVIGADGAQSRVRDMAGIGITKDQYSQQAMIISVRYQGEVQDITWQGFYPSGPRAFLPLYSADAQYPGESRGSLVWYDSPAEIARLKSLSDEALMAEIQKAFPQELPPLTHIEDRGCFPIARQHAKRYYSGRVVLTGDAAHTINPLAGQGVNLGFQDAECLQGLLKEARRGGDDLASTHWLELYEKQRRPANRRMMLAMDLFYHLFSNTIPPLHLARNLGLSAARALPFARNKVARYAMGLDSQPPAIFREITNRLPMPNWL
- a CDS encoding 50S ribosomal protein L11 methyltransferase, with product MTPEHLNQHLRKTLSRGRVAESAPAGCPSMPLYLFDPSVLEGPLSHDEAQAVVAEPAYWSFCWASGQVLAQWILGHPELVRGKTVLDFGSGSGVVAVAAARAGAVRSIACDIDPAALDAAAVNAGLNGVNVELCDDWANRPQHLDLITAADVLYDPENRPLLEAFQAAAKQVLLADSRVKNLGNADYVRQGVVEARTWPDLNEFEEFNKVRIYLADGEH
- a CDS encoding VanZ family protein, whose product is MRRFWQTLHSLMRMTRLWQAVLFLSLAAILYLATTNQSYPIPSSANDKINHLIAFAELTIVTRLAWPRIQFYWYAPALLGFGFILEAVQATLPYRDFSLADVLADALGIAVGMLPWPGLRRIRATT